A stretch of Megalobrama amblycephala isolate DHTTF-2021 linkage group LG14, ASM1881202v1, whole genome shotgun sequence DNA encodes these proteins:
- the lrrc4.1 gene encoding leucine-rich repeat-containing protein 4 — protein sequence MCHIMSLLGRVAVRRARKAALLCVLFLMVQACVEVAAAAGPQGCPTDCSCNNQLSKVVCTRRGLTRVPPGIPSNTRHLNLMENAIEAVQADSFRNLHHLEVLQLGRNAIRQIEVGAFSGLTNLNTLELFDNRLTVVPSGAFEYLSKLRELWLRNNPIESIPSYAFNRVPSLMRLDLGELRKLEYISDGAFEGLVNLKYLNLAVCNVRGEMPNLTPLVGLEELEISENLFPEIKPGSFRGLSSLKKLWIMNSQIGLIERNAFDDLGSLVELNLAHNNLSSLPHDLFTPLKYLVELHLHHNPWNCGCDSLWLARWLREYIPTNSTCCGRCHSPAHMRGRQLVELDRGDTGAMQCSAPFIADAPRDLNISAERVAELRCRTAAMSAVRWLLPNGTVLTHASSHPRITVLNDGTLNFSNVLAGDTGMYTCMVSNAAGNSNASAYLNVSAAELNTSNLSYFTTVTVEVLNPTSEMPKPKTTTTTAGASTTTTASPSVFQPVFISTPTVLLQSTDTPPSRPSVVPGSKVTTGKPPNPASTSLDEVMKTTKIIIGCFVAVTLLAAIMLIVFYKLRKRHQQRSTVAAARTVEIIPVEEELPPPASAANIAGEGALTLPEIRDHNSIYKLDYTHKSDYSYKPKLEYSTHKPKQDFSIHKPKSDYNTYKPKTDYMYQPTLEYSSHKLTDYSHKSLPDYHIHKKPEQSPYKAGYSTHKPDYKSHNPKPDFSPFKPEYGVPKSKTDYSMPKPKSDYSPFKTDCSLFKPDYSTFKAEYSPLKAEYVSCDFSPHKSKMDYSPHRMDYSPHKIDYSTLKPKYNTYKPPGHGAKWTESNSIGNSLPRTLPTAITATPEALVIKTHTKEKVQETQI from the coding sequence ATGTGCCACATCATGAGTCTCCTGGGGCGGGTAGCTGTGCGTCGAGCCAGGAAAGCCGCCCTGCTCTGTGTCCTGTTCCTCATGGTTCAAGCGTGTGTGGAGGTGGCGGCCGCGGCAGGGCCCCAGGGTTGCCCGACTGATTGTTCCTGCAACAACCAGCTCAGCAAGGTGGTGTGCACCAGGCGTGGGCTCACTCGTGTGCCACCAGGAATACCCAGCAACACCCGGCACCTAAACCTGATGGAGAACGCCATCGAGGCTGTACAGGCCGACTCTTTCCGCAACCTCCATCACCTGGAGGTATTGCAGCTGGGTCGCAATGCCATTAGACAGATTGAAGTGGGTGCCTTCAGTGGGCTGACCAATCTCAATACACTGGAACTATTTGATAACAGGTTGACAGTGGTGCCAAGTGGGGCATTTGAGTATCTGTCCAAGCTGCGAGAGCTGTGGCTGAGAAATAACCCCATTGAAAGCATCCCATCGTACGCATTTAACAGAGTGCCATCCCTAATGAGATTGGATCTAGGTGAACTGAGGAAACTAGAGTATATCTCGGATGGGGCCTTTGAGGGTCTAGTCAACCTCAAGTACCTCAACCTGGCAGTGTGCAATGTTCGAGGAGAAATGCCCAACCTGACACCTCTGGTTGGGTTGGAAGAGCTGGAAATCTCAGAGAACCTTTTTCCTGAGATCAAACCAGGTTCATTCAGAGGACTGTCTTCACTCAAAAAGTTATGGATCATGAACTCTCAAATAGGGCTAATTGAGCGAAACGCATTTGATGACCTGGGCTCATTGGTGGAACTGAATTTGGCCCATAACAATCTAAGCTCACTGCCCCATGACCTCTTTACCCCACTGAAGTACCTGGTGGAACTTCACCTGCACCATAACCCCTGGAACTGCGGCTGTGACTCACTCTGGCTAGCACGCTGGCTACGTGAGTACATACCCACCAACTCGACATGTTGTGGGCGTTGTCACTCCCCTGCACACATGAGAGGCCGCCAGTTGGTTGAGCTGGACAGGGGTGACACCGGGGCAATGCAGTGCTCTGCCCCTTTTATTGCTGATGCCCCGAGAGACCTGAATATTTCTGCTGAACGTGTGGCAGAATTGCGATGTCGAACAGCGGCCATGTCTGCCGTGCGATGGCTCCTACCAAATGGGACTGTTTTAACTCATGCATCAAGCCACCCACGGATAACCGTGCTAAATGATGGGACTTTGAACTTTTCAAATGTGTTAGCAGGTGACACGGGTATGTATACCTGCATGGTGTCCAATGCGGCCGGAAATTCCAATGCTTCAGCCTATTTAAACGTAAGTGCGGCTGAACTCAACACATCCAACCTTAGTTACTTCACCACAGTCACAGTGGAGGTGCTGAACCCCACATCTGAAATGCCCAAGCCCAAAACCACCACGACAACAGCAGGTGCCAGCACCACTACCACGGCTTCGCCATCCGTCTTTCAGCCGGTTTTTATCTCAACGCCTACAGTCCTGCTCCAGAGCACCGACACTCCCCCAAGTCGCCCATCTGTTGTACCTGGCTCAAAAGTTACAACAGGAAAGCCGCCCAACCCAGCCAGTACCAGTCTGGATGAGGTGATGAAGACAACAAAGATCATTATCGGTTGTTTTGTGGCAGTAACCTTGCTAGCAGCAATCATGCtaattgtattttataaactacGAAAGCGGCATCAGCAGAGGAGCACAGTGGCTGCAGCCAGAACTGTGGAGATTATTCCGGTAGAAGAGGAATTGCCACCACCAGCATCTGCTGCCAATATAGCAGGGGAGGGGGCACTGACTCTACCAGAGATAAGGGACCATAACAGTATTTACAAACTGGACTACACCCACAAATCTGACTACAGCTACAAACCAAAACTAGAATACAGTACCCATAAGCCCAAGCAAGATTTCAGCATCCACAAACCCAAGTCAGACTACAACACCTACAAACCTAAAACAGACTATATGTACCAACCTACTCTGGAATACAGCTCTCACAAACTGACGGACTATTCACACAAGTCATTGCCGGATTACCACATACACAAAAAACCTGAGCAGAGTCCCTACAAAGCTGGATACAGTACTCACAAACCTGACTACAAATCTCATAACCCTAAACCAGACTTCAGCCCATTCAAACCAGAGTACGGTGTTCCGAAATCGAAAACTGACTACAGTATGCCCAAGCCCAAATCCGATTACAGCCCCTTCAAGACAGACTGTAGCCTTTTCAAACCTGACTACAGTACTTTCAAGGCAGAGTACAGCCCCCTCAAAGCGGAATATGTCAGTTGTGACTTCAGCCCCCACAAGTCCAAAATGGATTACAGTCCTCACAGGATGGACTACAGCCCACATAAGATCGACTACAGCACCCTGAAGCCCAAATACAACACTTACAAGCCACCAGGCCATGGTGCCAAATGGACAGAAAGCAACAGCATTGGAAATTCTCTGCCTCGAACCTTGCCCACTGCTATCACAGCTACTCCTGAGGCCCTTGTCATAAAAACTCACACCAAGGAGAAAGTACAAGAGACTCAGATATAA